The following coding sequences lie in one Methylotuvimicrobium alcaliphilum 20Z genomic window:
- the hemF gene encoding oxygen-dependent coproporphyrinogen oxidase: protein MNNKDIENVKSFLLDLQNRICASLESQEPNARFIEDNWQRPEGGGGKTRVLSNGHVIEQGGVNFSHVFGNQLPASATAARPELTNRQFQAMGVSLVIHPRNPYVPTSHANVRFFVAEKPGEEPIWWFGGGFDLTPFYPFYEDVQHWHRTARLACEPFGKEVYPRYKKWCDEYFYLKHRGETRGAGGLFFDDLNEWGFERCFAFMQSIGNHYIDAYVPIIEKRKNTPYGEREREFQLYRRGRYVEFNLVYDRGTLFGLQSGGRTESILMSMPPVANWRYNWQPEPGSPEAELYERYLKPQDWLGKNQ, encoded by the coding sequence ATGAATAACAAAGACATCGAAAACGTCAAAAGCTTTCTGCTGGATTTACAAAATCGGATCTGCGCCTCGCTGGAAAGCCAGGAACCGAACGCGAGATTCATCGAAGACAACTGGCAAAGACCTGAAGGGGGAGGCGGCAAGACCCGAGTGTTAAGCAACGGTCACGTCATCGAACAAGGCGGCGTCAATTTTTCTCATGTCTTCGGCAATCAACTACCGGCGTCTGCGACAGCCGCGAGACCAGAGTTGACCAACCGCCAGTTTCAAGCGATGGGCGTTTCATTAGTCATTCATCCGCGTAACCCCTATGTTCCGACTTCACATGCCAATGTGCGCTTTTTTGTCGCGGAAAAACCCGGCGAAGAGCCGATTTGGTGGTTCGGCGGAGGATTCGATTTAACGCCTTTTTATCCGTTTTATGAAGACGTGCAGCATTGGCATCGAACCGCGCGCCTCGCCTGCGAGCCTTTCGGCAAAGAGGTTTATCCTCGCTATAAAAAATGGTGTGACGAGTATTTTTATTTGAAGCACCGCGGCGAAACACGCGGTGCGGGCGGACTGTTTTTCGACGATCTGAATGAATGGGGCTTCGAGCGATGCTTTGCATTCATGCAAAGCATCGGTAATCACTATATCGACGCCTATGTGCCGATTATCGAAAAACGCAAAAACACGCCTTACGGCGAGCGAGAGCGCGAGTTCCAACTCTATCGGCGCGGCCGTTACGTCGAGTTCAATCTGGTTTACGATCGCGGTACGCTATTCGGTTTACAATCGGGCGGACGCACCGAATCTATTTTGATGTCTATGCCGCCGGTTGCGAACTGGCGCTATAATTGGCAACCGGAACCGGGCTCCCCCGAAGCAGAGTTGTACGAACGTTATTTAAAGCCGCAAGATTGGCTGGGCAAAAATCAATAA
- a CDS encoding TraB/GumN family protein codes for MKTLKSAAHDKVICSFFALALLIAGPVYSETSLWRVSKDDAELFIGGTIHLLGTSDYPLPEAFDRVYRKADKLVLEVDLADFSGQEAQIAMMRRLQYVDGTTLRDELNAETYAELQRFCQHVGIPIESLQNLKPPLVAISLMMFELHRLGLAEAGVDHFFSAKAQADNKPVGALESLETQISALEQMGLGQENELILSTLREIEELPALLGELKSAWRSGDLDTLDELGIAPMRSDYPSLYRELLVNRNNAWVPKIEAMLSTPERELILVGVLHLAGEKGVLQQLCERGYVVESYRSFPINLEKAFCHEE; via the coding sequence ATGAAGACGCTCAAATCCGCCGCGCATGACAAAGTCATTTGCTCTTTTTTTGCGCTCGCGCTTTTAATTGCGGGGCCGGTTTACTCTGAAACCTCGCTATGGCGAGTTAGTAAAGATGATGCCGAATTGTTTATCGGCGGTACTATTCATTTGCTGGGTACGTCCGATTATCCGTTACCCGAAGCGTTTGATCGGGTTTATCGAAAAGCCGACAAATTAGTGTTGGAAGTCGATTTAGCCGACTTTTCTGGGCAGGAAGCGCAAATAGCTATGATGCGGCGTTTACAGTATGTCGACGGTACGACATTGCGTGATGAGCTTAACGCCGAGACCTATGCCGAATTGCAGCGTTTTTGTCAGCATGTGGGCATACCGATTGAGTCTTTACAGAACTTGAAGCCGCCTTTGGTCGCGATTAGCTTGATGATGTTTGAATTACATCGTTTAGGTTTAGCCGAAGCTGGAGTGGATCATTTTTTTAGCGCGAAAGCCCAGGCTGATAATAAGCCCGTCGGGGCGTTAGAATCGTTGGAAACGCAAATATCCGCATTGGAGCAGATGGGCCTGGGGCAGGAGAACGAACTCATTTTGTCCACATTAAGAGAAATTGAAGAGCTCCCCGCGTTACTGGGGGAGCTCAAGTCTGCATGGCGTTCAGGCGATCTCGATACATTGGATGAATTAGGAATCGCGCCGATGCGCAGCGATTACCCTAGCCTATATCGGGAACTGCTGGTCAATCGCAACAATGCTTGGGTACCTAAGATTGAGGCGATGCTAAGCACACCCGAGCGAGAGTTGATTTTAGTCGGCGTGTTGCATTTAGCCGGCGAAAAAGGTGTTTTGCAGCAGTTATGCGAGCGGGGTTATGTTGTTGAGTCTTACCGGTCCTTTCCTATTAACCTAGAAAAAGCATTTTGCCATGAAGAATAA
- a CDS encoding FKBP-type peptidyl-prolyl cis-trans isomerase: protein MQVADNMAVSIHYTLTNSAGEQLDSSIGSDALVYLHGSGNIIPGLEKALQGKSVGDKFQVAIAPEDGYGEYFQEMVQVIPRKMFEGVDNVEVGMQFHADISSGPGIVTVIKVEGDEVTIDGNHPLAGESLNFDVEVTDIRAATEDELAHGHIHGVGGEDH, encoded by the coding sequence ATGCAAGTTGCTGACAATATGGCGGTTTCGATCCATTACACATTAACTAACTCGGCAGGCGAGCAACTCGATAGCTCAATAGGCAGTGATGCGTTGGTTTATCTTCACGGCAGCGGCAATATCATTCCCGGTTTAGAAAAAGCTTTACAGGGTAAATCGGTCGGAGACAAATTCCAAGTTGCCATCGCTCCCGAAGACGGATATGGCGAATATTTTCAAGAGATGGTACAGGTTATCCCTCGCAAGATGTTTGAAGGCGTTGATAACGTGGAGGTCGGTATGCAGTTTCATGCCGATATCAGTTCCGGTCCCGGTATTGTTACCGTTATAAAAGTCGAAGGCGATGAAGTGACGATTGACGGTAATCATCCTCTAGCTGGAGAGTCGCTAAATTTCGATGTTGAAGTCACCGATATCAGAGCTGCTACCGAGGATGAATTGGCTCACGGCCATATTCATGGAGTTGGCGGCGAAGATCACTAA
- the greB gene encoding transcription elongation factor GreB — protein sequence MSRWRPPQPKSSPYITRHGYQALEQELKQLWEKRKYVTEALAAAAAEGDRSENAEYIYRKKELRGIDRRIHYLQKRLPILKMVDQTPNDEDRIYFGAWVTLENAEGREVKYRIVGADELDSAKQYISLDSPLAKALLKKTFDDVVVIHIADQILQYTVLDISYEA from the coding sequence ATGAGCCGTTGGAGACCCCCTCAACCTAAATCATCTCCCTACATCACCCGTCATGGCTATCAAGCCTTGGAACAAGAGCTCAAACAGTTATGGGAAAAACGTAAATATGTAACTGAAGCGCTTGCCGCCGCAGCCGCAGAGGGCGACCGTTCGGAAAATGCCGAATATATCTATCGAAAAAAAGAACTCCGCGGTATCGATAGACGTATTCATTACTTGCAAAAACGCTTGCCGATTCTGAAGATGGTCGATCAAACACCGAACGATGAAGATCGCATCTATTTCGGTGCTTGGGTAACACTGGAAAACGCCGAAGGAAGGGAAGTCAAATACCGAATCGTAGGTGCAGACGAGCTCGATTCGGCTAAACAGTATATCAGCTTGGATTCGCCACTAGCCAAGGCTTTATTGAAAAAGACTTTTGACGACGTGGTCGTCATTCACATTGCCGATCAAATCTTGCAGTATACGGTGCTGGATATTTCCTATGAAGCTTGA
- the wecC gene encoding UDP-N-acetyl-D-mannosamine dehydrogenase: MQPSVTKVCVIGLGYIGLPTASLLGTKGFKVFGVDTSEHVVNTINQGKIHIVEPDLDILVKSAVQSGNLKAGLQPQEADIFILAVPTPFKDEHIPDLSYVEAATRVIAPFVKPGNIVILESTSPVGTTDDIVAKILSEEGHDVGRDVYVAHCPERVLPGRILTELVENDRIVGGINEISTEKVVEFYRAFVRGEILATDAKTAELSKLSENSFRDVNIAFANELSLICDQENINVWELIKLANRHPRVNILQPGPGVGGHCIAVDPWFIVARSPDQARLIKTAREVNDAKPHWVIDKVKVSADKFKNPVIGCLGLAFKADVDDLRESPALDIVKEIRKQDIGEVLVAEPNLTEHKDFTLLPYQEVIKRSDIVLLLVDHKPFKSLKAADLKEKILIDTRGVIQ; this comes from the coding sequence ATGCAACCATCGGTAACAAAAGTTTGCGTCATTGGGCTGGGTTACATCGGATTGCCTACCGCATCGTTATTAGGAACTAAAGGCTTTAAGGTCTTTGGTGTCGATACTTCCGAGCATGTCGTCAATACCATTAACCAAGGCAAGATTCATATCGTCGAGCCTGATCTTGATATTTTGGTCAAATCAGCCGTGCAATCGGGGAACTTGAAAGCCGGCTTGCAACCGCAAGAGGCCGATATCTTTATTCTCGCGGTACCGACACCTTTTAAAGACGAGCATATACCCGACCTGTCCTATGTTGAAGCCGCTACGCGAGTTATTGCTCCTTTCGTAAAACCGGGGAACATTGTTATTTTGGAATCGACCAGCCCGGTCGGTACTACCGACGATATCGTCGCAAAAATCTTAAGCGAAGAAGGTCATGACGTCGGAAGGGACGTTTATGTCGCGCATTGTCCGGAGCGCGTGTTGCCGGGAAGGATATTGACGGAATTAGTGGAAAATGATCGCATCGTTGGCGGTATTAACGAAATTTCGACCGAAAAAGTTGTCGAATTTTATCGAGCCTTCGTGCGCGGAGAGATTTTGGCAACTGACGCCAAAACCGCCGAGCTCAGCAAGCTGAGCGAAAATTCATTCAGGGATGTCAATATCGCTTTCGCTAACGAACTGTCGCTGATTTGCGATCAAGAAAATATCAACGTTTGGGAATTGATCAAATTGGCGAATCGTCATCCGCGAGTGAATATATTGCAACCGGGCCCCGGCGTCGGAGGGCATTGTATAGCCGTGGACCCTTGGTTTATTGTGGCGAGGTCACCGGATCAAGCCAGACTCATTAAAACCGCTCGCGAAGTAAACGATGCCAAACCGCATTGGGTCATCGATAAAGTCAAAGTCAGTGCCGATAAATTTAAAAATCCCGTTATCGGTTGTTTGGGGTTGGCTTTTAAAGCCGATGTCGACGATTTGCGGGAGTCGCCGGCTTTGGATATCGTTAAGGAAATACGAAAGCAAGACATTGGCGAGGTGCTGGTCGCCGAACCTAACTTAACAGAACACAAGGACTTTACGCTGTTACCTTATCAAGAAGTCATCAAGCGGTCCGATATCGTGCTGCTGTTGGTCGATCATAAGCCGTTTAAATCGTTGAAGGCAGCCGACCTCAAAGAGAAAATTTTGATCGATACGCGCGGCGTGATTCAATAA
- the hslV gene encoding ATP-dependent protease subunit HslV, with amino-acid sequence MNFRGTTILSVRRGDKVVIGGDGQVTLGNTVMKGNARKVRRLYHDKVIAGFAGATADAFTLFEHFEGKLEKHRGNLTRAAVEMAKDWRTDRALRRLEALLTIADAKSSLIISGTGDVIEPEHELIAIGSGGPYAQSAARALLENTQLSAREIVERSLNIAADICIYTNHNLRIEELDAEPKEPTE; translated from the coding sequence GTGAACTTCAGAGGAACAACCATTCTTTCCGTCCGACGCGGAGATAAAGTGGTCATTGGCGGTGACGGCCAGGTCACGCTTGGCAACACTGTTATGAAAGGCAACGCACGTAAAGTTCGGCGTTTATATCACGATAAAGTAATCGCTGGCTTCGCCGGAGCTACGGCCGATGCATTTACCTTGTTTGAGCATTTTGAAGGCAAACTGGAAAAACATCGCGGCAATTTAACTCGCGCAGCCGTTGAAATGGCTAAAGATTGGCGCACCGATCGTGCTTTACGCAGACTTGAGGCTTTGCTTACTATTGCGGACGCGAAATCCTCTTTGATCATATCAGGAACCGGAGACGTTATTGAGCCGGAACACGAACTCATAGCTATCGGCTCCGGAGGGCCTTATGCACAATCAGCAGCCCGGGCTCTGTTAGAAAATACTCAACTTAGCGCGCGTGAAATCGTTGAACGCTCGCTAAATATCGCTGCAGACATATGCATTTATACAAACCATAACCTGCGCATTGAAGAACTCGACGCTGAACCCAAAGAGCCGACCGAATGA
- the hslU gene encoding ATP-dependent protease ATPase subunit HslU: MSQMTPREIVHELDKHIIGQANAKRAVAIALRNRWRRSLVSGILRDEITPKNILMIGPTGVGKTEIARRLAKLANAPFIKIEATKFTEVGYVGRDVESIIRDLVDTAVKMTRQEEMDKVQNRAADAAEESVLDILLPSASGGMLSETESSTRQKMRKKLREGELDDKEIEIDVHVAPLGVEIMAPPGMEEMTSQLQGMFQNLSSSRKSTRKMKTKDALKVLQEEEAAKLVNEEDIKLRAVESVEQNGIVFLDEIDKICKRSEIGSGGGEVSREGVQRDLLPLVEGSTVSTKYGTIKTDHILFIASGAFHLTKPSDLIPELQGRFPIRVELDALTADDFVRILTEPDASLTEQYQALLATEGVLLNFSQDGIQRIAELGWQVNETTENIGARRLHTLLERLLEEISFNAPDLNEQSITIDAGYVDAHLAELAQDEDLSRYIL; this comes from the coding sequence ATGAGCCAAATGACACCAAGAGAAATCGTCCACGAACTGGATAAACACATCATAGGACAAGCTAACGCCAAACGAGCTGTCGCAATCGCGTTACGTAATCGCTGGAGGCGTAGCCTCGTTAGCGGGATTCTACGCGATGAAATCACCCCGAAAAATATCTTGATGATTGGCCCCACCGGCGTCGGTAAAACCGAAATCGCCAGACGCTTAGCCAAACTAGCGAACGCGCCATTCATTAAAATCGAAGCTACTAAATTTACCGAAGTGGGCTATGTGGGCCGCGACGTTGAATCGATTATTCGCGATCTCGTCGATACCGCGGTAAAAATGACCCGCCAAGAAGAGATGGATAAGGTTCAAAACAGAGCGGCCGATGCCGCTGAAGAATCCGTACTCGACATCTTACTACCTAGCGCCAGCGGCGGCATGCTTTCCGAAACCGAGTCGTCCACGCGTCAAAAGATGCGCAAAAAACTACGCGAAGGCGAATTAGACGACAAAGAAATTGAAATCGATGTCCACGTTGCCCCGCTCGGCGTTGAAATCATGGCTCCTCCCGGCATGGAAGAAATGACCAGTCAATTACAAGGGATGTTTCAAAATCTCAGTAGCAGCCGAAAAAGCACTCGTAAAATGAAAACCAAGGATGCTTTGAAAGTACTGCAAGAAGAAGAAGCCGCCAAACTGGTCAATGAAGAAGATATCAAGCTACGCGCTGTTGAATCCGTGGAACAAAACGGCATCGTTTTCTTAGACGAAATCGATAAAATTTGTAAACGATCCGAAATAGGCAGCGGTGGCGGCGAGGTTTCCCGAGAAGGCGTTCAACGAGATTTGCTACCACTGGTTGAAGGCAGCACGGTCAGCACCAAATATGGCACAATCAAAACCGATCATATTTTGTTTATTGCCTCAGGCGCCTTTCATTTGACCAAACCATCGGATCTTATTCCGGAATTGCAGGGCCGTTTTCCTATCCGAGTTGAACTCGATGCCCTAACCGCCGATGACTTTGTGCGTATCTTGACAGAACCGGACGCCTCATTGACTGAGCAATACCAAGCTTTATTAGCTACCGAAGGAGTATTGCTGAACTTCTCTCAGGACGGCATTCAACGCATTGCCGAACTTGGCTGGCAAGTCAATGAAACAACGGAAAACATTGGCGCACGAAGATTACATACCCTATTAGAGCGGTTACTGGAGGAAATATCCTTTAACGCACCTGACTTAAACGAACAATCGATCACGATTGACGCCGGCTATGTCGATGCCCATCTTGCCGAGTTAGCTCAGGATGAAGACTTAAGCCGATACATACTCTAA
- a CDS encoding gamma-butyrobetaine hydroxylase-like domain-containing protein codes for MRLTVQEIDTTPTEIKLHQNSRILEISFDDGHTFSLPYEYLRVYTPSAEAIGHGPGQEILQIGKENVTINELKPVGNYAITPVFSDGHKTGIYTWPLLYKLGSEYKELWAAYLDKLEATGQPHHQ; via the coding sequence ATGCGCCTGACCGTACAAGAAATCGACACAACACCGACCGAAATCAAGTTACACCAGAATTCACGAATTTTGGAAATTAGTTTCGACGACGGACACACCTTTTCGTTGCCTTATGAATACCTGCGCGTCTACACGCCTTCGGCGGAAGCGATAGGCCATGGCCCCGGTCAGGAGATATTACAAATAGGCAAAGAAAACGTTACCATCAACGAACTTAAACCGGTCGGTAACTATGCGATAACCCCGGTTTTTAGCGACGGTCATAAAACTGGTATTTACACTTGGCCATTACTTTATAAATTGGGCTCGGAATACAAGGAGCTATGGGCTGCGTACTTGGATAAACTGGAAGCGACTGGACAACCACATCATCAGTAG
- the ubiE gene encoding bifunctional demethylmenaquinone methyltransferase/2-methoxy-6-polyprenyl-1,4-benzoquinol methylase UbiE, whose protein sequence is MTNENTTHFGFKQVAKEEKVQMVRSVFDSVAGKYDIMNDLMSFGIHRIWKRIAVQLSNVRSGESVLDLAGGTGDLTMLFEKRVGKKGQVVLADINAEMLRNGRDRLIDHGIIGNIRFAQVNAECLPFEDNSFDCVCIGFGLRNVTDKDAALRSMYRVLKPGGRVIVLEFSHPTDKLTEKVYDFYSFNLMPKIGKFVAKDEESYRYLAESIRMHPKQDELKKMMENAGLERCEYFNLSQGIVAVHRGYKI, encoded by the coding sequence ATGACAAACGAAAACACGACACATTTCGGCTTCAAACAAGTCGCTAAGGAAGAAAAAGTTCAAATGGTCCGGAGTGTATTCGACTCCGTGGCCGGCAAATACGATATCATGAACGATTTAATGTCGTTCGGCATTCATCGCATTTGGAAACGCATCGCCGTACAACTCAGCAATGTTCGTAGCGGTGAAAGTGTACTTGACCTGGCCGGCGGCACCGGCGACCTGACAATGCTCTTCGAAAAACGCGTCGGCAAAAAAGGGCAAGTAGTCCTCGCAGACATCAACGCAGAAATGCTGCGTAATGGTCGCGATCGCCTGATCGACCACGGCATCATCGGCAACATTCGCTTCGCGCAAGTCAATGCGGAATGCCTACCTTTCGAGGACAACTCCTTCGACTGTGTTTGTATCGGCTTTGGGCTCCGCAACGTTACCGACAAAGACGCTGCATTAAGATCGATGTATCGCGTGTTAAAACCGGGCGGAAGGGTCATCGTGCTGGAATTTTCCCACCCGACCGACAAATTGACCGAAAAGGTTTACGACTTTTATTCATTCAACTTGATGCCTAAAATCGGAAAGTTCGTTGCAAAGGACGAAGAGAGCTACCGGTATTTAGCCGAATCGATCCGCATGCATCCGAAACAAGACGAACTCAAAAAAATGATGGAGAACGCAGGACTCGAACGCTGCGAATATTTCAACTTATCGCAAGGCATCGTGGCGGTGCATAGAGGCTATAAAATCTAA
- a CDS encoding ubiquinone biosynthesis accessory factor UbiJ — protein MTVKPLLLSVFEAALNRFVALDRDASYLLAPLTGKVIGITLRPFNETLYLCPSETAIQVLDDYPAPADTLLTGTALAFGAKGLGSTLFNDSIEISGDNEVGNAFINLFEKIDIDLEEILSRYTGDIIAHRIGRFFRTGQSWTGDILESFRLNLTEFLQEEARDLPAKPETDIFYRKISDLQTDLDRLQSRLENLEITHTEQP, from the coding sequence ATGACCGTAAAACCCCTACTGCTTAGCGTATTCGAAGCCGCCTTGAATCGCTTCGTCGCACTTGACCGCGATGCTAGTTATTTACTGGCTCCGCTAACCGGCAAAGTGATCGGCATTACCCTCCGGCCATTCAATGAAACACTCTATCTTTGCCCTTCGGAAACCGCTATTCAGGTCTTAGACGACTACCCGGCCCCGGCCGACACGTTATTGACCGGCACAGCACTAGCATTCGGCGCAAAAGGCTTGGGAAGCACATTATTCAACGACTCGATCGAAATCAGCGGTGATAATGAAGTCGGGAATGCATTCATTAACCTTTTCGAAAAGATAGATATCGACCTCGAAGAAATACTATCGCGTTATACCGGCGATATCATTGCTCATCGCATAGGCCGATTCTTTCGTACCGGCCAAAGTTGGACCGGCGACATACTCGAAAGCTTCCGGCTCAACCTAACGGAATTTCTTCAGGAGGAAGCTCGAGACTTACCCGCAAAACCAGAGACCGATATTTTCTACCGTAAAATCAGCGACCTGCAAACCGATCTTGACCGATTACAAAGCCGTCTAGAAAATCTTGAGATTACCCATACCGAACAGCCTTAA
- the ubiB gene encoding ubiquinone biosynthesis regulatory protein kinase UbiB: protein MIRPKILLRLIHINWVLVFHGLDEIVLKTHLFRPIRYLVFLSPTFWLRRGTESRGVRIRRALEDLGPIYVKFGQALSTRKDLLPEDIADELVKLQDKVPPFSSSIARAIIEKELGIPISEAFAEFDDEPLASASVAQVHTAVLNNGEQVIVKVLRPDIEQRIRSDVGLLYELARFAERFWSDARRLRPREVVMEFEKSTLDELDLVREAANAAKLRRNFEHSEMIYVPEVHWPLTRQKVMVMERIKGIPVGNIEQLRAGNADFKLLAERGVEIFFTQVFRDNFFHADMHPGNIFVELPAKYLAVDFGIVGTLSESDQRYLAENFLAFFNRDYRRVAQMHVESGWVPGTTRVEDFESAIRSVCEPIFEKPLKDISFGHLLLRLFQTARRFDMHVQPQLVLLQKTLLNIEGLGRQLYPELDLWQTAKPFLEKWFHERLGPKAKIQKALQQFPELAEQFPEIPALVIKALNDAGHARAQMDQQNRELHLLRKQIERNQNTTLTTILIGAAMIGAAILLQ, encoded by the coding sequence GTGATCCGCCCAAAAATATTGCTGCGCCTGATTCATATCAACTGGGTCCTGGTCTTCCACGGCCTTGATGAAATTGTCCTAAAAACGCATTTATTCCGGCCAATTCGGTATTTAGTCTTTTTATCGCCTACCTTTTGGCTACGGCGCGGAACAGAATCACGCGGCGTCAGAATTCGTCGTGCACTCGAAGATTTAGGCCCCATCTATGTAAAATTCGGACAAGCCTTATCCACCCGTAAGGACCTACTCCCTGAAGATATCGCGGATGAACTGGTCAAGTTGCAAGACAAGGTTCCTCCGTTTTCCAGTAGTATTGCCCGTGCAATTATCGAAAAAGAATTGGGAATACCGATCAGCGAGGCTTTCGCCGAATTCGACGACGAACCGCTAGCGTCGGCCTCGGTCGCACAAGTGCATACTGCCGTGTTAAATAACGGTGAACAGGTCATCGTCAAGGTATTACGACCCGACATCGAACAGCGCATCCGGTCCGATGTCGGCTTGCTATACGAATTAGCTCGCTTTGCCGAACGCTTTTGGAGCGATGCCCGACGATTAAGGCCTCGGGAAGTTGTTATGGAATTCGAGAAATCGACACTAGATGAACTCGACTTAGTCAGAGAAGCCGCCAACGCCGCTAAGCTGCGCCGTAATTTCGAACACTCGGAAATGATTTATGTGCCGGAAGTACATTGGCCGTTGACTCGCCAAAAAGTCATGGTCATGGAACGCATCAAAGGCATACCGGTCGGCAACATCGAACAATTGCGAGCCGGCAATGCCGACTTCAAACTGCTTGCCGAACGCGGCGTCGAAATTTTTTTCACGCAAGTCTTTCGCGATAATTTTTTTCATGCCGACATGCATCCCGGCAATATTTTCGTCGAACTCCCTGCCAAATATCTCGCTGTCGATTTCGGCATCGTCGGCACGCTGTCAGAATCCGATCAGCGCTACTTGGCTGAAAACTTTCTAGCCTTTTTCAATCGGGATTACCGCCGCGTTGCGCAAATGCATGTCGAATCAGGCTGGGTTCCCGGAACGACGCGTGTCGAAGACTTTGAATCGGCAATCCGAAGTGTTTGCGAACCGATTTTCGAAAAACCGCTCAAGGATATCTCTTTCGGACACTTATTGCTGCGTTTGTTTCAAACCGCCCGGCGCTTCGACATGCATGTTCAACCACAACTGGTGCTACTGCAAAAAACCCTGCTTAATATTGAAGGACTCGGCCGCCAACTTTATCCTGAACTAGATTTATGGCAAACCGCGAAACCATTTCTGGAAAAATGGTTTCACGAACGTCTAGGCCCAAAAGCCAAAATACAAAAAGCCTTGCAACAGTTTCCCGAACTCGCAGAGCAATTCCCGGAAATCCCGGCACTGGTTATCAAGGCATTGAACGACGCAGGTCACGCCCGCGCGCAAATGGATCAACAAAACCGCGAATTGCATTTATTACGCAAACAAATCGAACGTAACCAAAATACCACATTGACTACGATTTTGATCGGCGCGGCAATGATAGGCGCTGCTATTTTGCTACAATAA
- a CDS encoding phosphoglycerate kinase: MSIKKMVDLDLSNKRVLIREDLNVPIKNGKVASDIRIQASLPTIKHALSAGAAVILMSHLGRPEEGVYSEEASMKPVAEHLQGLLGKPVRLEKDWIDGIEIQPGEVVLCENVRFNKGEGKNSEELGKKMAALCDIFVMDAFGTAHRAQASTHSVAQFAPIACAGPLLAKELDALGKALESPDRPLVAIVGGSKVSTKLTVLESLSQKVDRLIVGGGIANTFIAAAGFPVGKSLYEADLIDEANRLMDQAKRNGAEIPVPVDVVCAKEFSESAAATVKKVADVQDDDLIMDIGPETAALYADILKSAGTIVWNGPVGVFEFDQFGGGTEALSKAIADSSGFSIAGGGDTLAAIDKYGIEEKVSYTSTGGGAFLEFLEGKELPAVAVLQQRA; this comes from the coding sequence ATGTCGATAAAAAAAATGGTCGATCTGGACTTATCAAATAAACGCGTATTGATTCGCGAAGACTTAAATGTCCCGATCAAAAACGGGAAAGTGGCTAGCGACATCCGCATACAAGCCAGCTTGCCCACTATTAAACACGCCTTATCAGCCGGCGCCGCAGTCATTCTGATGTCGCACTTAGGTCGTCCCGAAGAAGGCGTTTACAGCGAAGAAGCCTCGATGAAACCGGTTGCCGAACATTTACAAGGCTTACTAGGCAAACCCGTGCGCTTAGAGAAAGACTGGATCGACGGTATCGAAATACAGCCAGGTGAAGTCGTTTTATGCGAAAACGTGCGCTTCAATAAAGGCGAAGGGAAAAACAGCGAAGAGCTCGGCAAAAAAATGGCTGCCCTATGCGATATTTTTGTAATGGACGCATTCGGCACCGCACATCGAGCCCAAGCGTCCACGCACAGCGTTGCGCAATTTGCACCGATCGCTTGCGCCGGCCCCTTATTAGCTAAAGAATTGGACGCCTTAGGCAAAGCATTGGAGAGCCCTGACCGGCCTCTGGTCGCAATCGTGGGCGGCTCGAAGGTTTCGACCAAGCTCACCGTACTCGAATCCCTATCGCAAAAAGTCGACCGGCTCATCGTCGGCGGCGGTATTGCCAATACCTTTATCGCTGCAGCCGGATTTCCGGTAGGCAAATCCCTCTATGAAGCCGATTTAATCGATGAAGCCAACCGATTGATGGATCAAGCAAAACGTAACGGAGCTGAAATCCCGGTTCCGGTCGATGTGGTTTGCGCAAAAGAGTTTTCGGAAAGCGCCGCCGCAACAGTCAAAAAAGTCGCCGATGTTCAAGACGACGATTTGATTATGGATATCGGTCCTGAAACTGCGGCGCTTTATGCCGACATTCTAAAATCTGCGGGCACGATCGTGTGGAACGGGCCGGTCGGAGTTTTCGAATTCGATCAATTCGGTGGCGGTACCGAAGCCCTATCTAAAGCCATTGCCGACAGCAGTGGCTTTTCAATTGCCGGCGGTGGTGATACGCTAGCGGCCATCGACAAATATGGAATCGAAGAAAAAGTATCTTATACTTCGACCGGCGGCGGCGCGTTTCTTGAATTTTTGGAGGGCAAAGAATTACCGGCCGTAGCCGTTTTACAACAACGCGCTTGA